One Capra hircus breed San Clemente chromosome 3, ASM170441v1, whole genome shotgun sequence genomic window, GCGGGGCGGGCTCTGGTGGACCTACCTGCTGAGCCTCCTCTTCAAGGCGGCCGTCGACGTGGGCTTCCTCTACGTCTTCCATCGCCTCTACAAGGACTACAACATGCCCCGGGTGGTGGCCTGCTCCGAGTCGCCCTGCCCCAACACCGTGGATTGCTACATCTCCCGGCCCACTGAGAAGAAGATCTTCACCTACTTCATGGTGGCCACGGCCGTCCTCTGCATCCTCCTCAACCTCAGTGAGGTCTCCTACCTGGTGGGCAAGAGGTGCCTGGAGGTCCTTGGCCCCAGGCCCCGAGGGTCTCGGCGCCGGGCTCACCTGCCGGAGGCATGTCCACCATATGCCCTCTCCCCGGGGGAGCACCCCCAAGGTGGGAACTCTGTCCTAATGAAGGCTGAAATGACCACGATTGATGCAGGTGGGTTTCCATAACTGGTGAGGTCGGCAGCTGAGACCACCAGACTCTCTGCCTGCTCCAGAAAGCCTGTTCCAGAAAGCCACCACAGGGCAGGTGGGGAAGGCAGGTGTGGAGCTCCAGATGCCCACCCAGGGACCAATGCTAGGAAGCAGTTTGGTTTCTGGGTCCTGAGCCCCGGGGGAGGCAGGCTGATAGCTGATGGGGACTTTTGTATATGGCGATAGGGTATGTCAAGTCCTTAATAAATATGATTTTCTCAGTACTTTGCAGATCGGGGACAGAGAGGGATGGGAAGGAAAGTAGGGGAGGGGGGGTCACAATGGACCTTGGAGAGGCGGCCAAGACCACTCAGTGGGCATCTGAGTCCTGGAACCTCAGATCCAGGTttacccatcacacacacacacacacactcccaacaCACACCCCACAGAG contains:
- the GJB4 gene encoding gap junction beta-4 protein, giving the protein MNWAFLRDVLSGVNKYSTALGRIWLSVVFIFRVLVYVVAAEEVWDDEQKDFVCNTKQPGCPNVCYDQFFPVSHVRLWALQLILVTCPSLFVVMHVAYRRERERKHRRKHGPHAPSLYDNLDKKRGGLWWTYLLSLLFKAAVDVGFLYVFHRLYKDYNMPRVVACSESPCPNTVDCYISRPTEKKIFTYFMVATAVLCILLNLSEVSYLVGKRCLEVLGPRPRGSRRRAHLPEACPPYALSPGEHPQGGNSVLMKAEMTTIDAGGFP